From a single Glycine soja cultivar W05 chromosome 19, ASM419377v2, whole genome shotgun sequence genomic region:
- the LOC114398603 gene encoding uncharacterized protein At2g29880-like, with protein MEDTNELLHLLVDAMNRGLRDANGSLSKQNVERIILPQLNAKTKFPKTYSHYLSRMKWFRNQYNMMSTLMRNNSGFGWDPIGKTFTAHEDVWKDYLKSHPSHNKIRGKSMVDYEYLKIVVGGGVSSGNNSISVDPDDTDATTFEPENRTVGIEEFSYDPNSDTFITPNNYEPAYQPPSPNQPSPPSHPPLDSEVPIEKQNCHKRRRSEYGGSSSAVGINNQGNVLENLSVGIGTIAYLVCFLVELLWLYFG; from the exons ATGGAGGATACCAATGAGTTGTTGCACCTCTTGGTGGATGCTATGAATAGGGGATTGCGTGATGCCAATGGGTCACTTAGCAAACAAAATGTAGAACGAATAATACTTCCTCAACTCAATGCAAAAACTAAATTCCCTAAAACTTATAGTCATTATTTGAGTCGGATGAAGTGGTTTCGAAACCAGTATAACATGATGTCAACCCTTATGCGCAACAACTCTGGCTTTGGATGGGACCCAATTGGAAAAACTTTCACTGCTCATGAGGATGTATGGAAAGATTACTTAAAG tcccaCCCAAGTCACAACAAAATTCGAGGAAAAAGTATGGTTGATTATGAGTATTTGAAGATCGTTGTTGGGGGTGGAGTTTCTAGCGGGAATAATTCTATATCAGTCGATCCAGATGATACTGATGCAACAACTTTTGAGCCAGAAAATAGAACTGTTGGGATAGAAGAATTTTCATATGATCCTAATAGTGATACATTCATAACACCAAATAACTATGAACCAGCATATCAGCCTCCATCACCAAACCAACCAAGTCCACCATCCCACCCCCCTTTAGATTCAGAGGTTCCcatagaaaaacaaaactgtcaCAAGCGAAGGAGATCCGAGTATGGAGGGAGTTCAAGCGCTGTTGGGATCAACAATCAAGGCAACGTTCTGGAAAATCTTTCTGTTGGCATTGGGACTATtgct tatttggtttgttttttggtCGAACTATTATGGTTGTATTTTGGTTGA